The window TGGGTATTACCAACAACGGCCCGCTCGCAAGGCCCATGACCGGGAGGTCCTGACCAACTATGTGGGAGAACTTCTCCAGCATGACACCTCCTACCATCTGTGGTCCCCTCTGGCACAAACCAAGTGGTATCTCATCACGACCATCGACGATCACAGCCGGCGGATCTTGTATGGAGATCTGTGGGAGAAGGAGACCACCTGGACCCATATCCTGGCTCAGAAGGCCGTCCTGACTCAGTTTGGTTGTCCGTTGAAGTACTACGTCGATAATCACTCGATCTTTCGCTATGTGGAGAAACGAGACCGTGTGTGGAGGAAGTTTGAGACCACCGAAGAGCAAGCCTTGGTCCAGTGGAAAGAGGTTCTCAAAGACTTACGCATCGAGGTGGTTTATGCCTTGAGTCCTGCCGCCAAAGGAAAAGTGGAGAGGCCCTACCAATGGCTGCAGGATCACCTGGTAAGGACCTGTGTCCGGGAGGGAATCACGAGCATCGATCAAGCTCGGCAAGTACTCTATGAAGAGCTGC is drawn from Desulfomonile tiedjei and contains these coding sequences:
- a CDS encoding DDE-type integrase/transposase/recombinase, with translation MGELLQHDTSYHLWSPLAQTKWYLITTIDDHSRRILYGDLWEKETTWTHILAQKAVLTQFGCPLKYYVDNHSIFRYVEKRDRVWRKFETTEEQALVQWKEVLKDLRIEVVYALSPAAKGKVERPYQWLQDHLVRTCVREGITSIDQARQVLYEELHRYNYKRVHSTTGEIPVLRYEKALEENRGLFRRFEIPRPYQTLDDIFCYRFKRTVDPYRKVSWNTLKFSVSGVPIREEVELRISLTLQTRLALIRFWYQDKLVGQQQVKAEDLKKVHF